A stretch of Rhizobium sp. TH2 DNA encodes these proteins:
- the rpmF gene encoding 50S ribosomal protein L32, translating to MAVPKRKTSPSRRGMRRSADGLKAPTYVEDKNSGELRRPHHVDLKTGMYRGRQVLTPKESS from the coding sequence ATGGCAGTACCGAAAAGAAAAACAAGCCCGTCGCGTCGCGGTATGCGCCGTTCCGCTGATGGCCTCAAGGCTCCGACATATGTCGAAGACAAGAATTCCGGCGAACTGCGCCGTCCGCACCATGTCGATCTGAAGACCGGCATGTATCGCGGCCGTCAGGTTCTGACGCCGAAGGAAAGCAGCTGA